From a region of the Lactuca sativa cultivar Salinas chromosome 4, Lsat_Salinas_v11, whole genome shotgun sequence genome:
- the LOC111921357 gene encoding exocyst complex component EXO70A1, with protein MEQPENDSVSYETAEQIILRWDATVSEDARVRMIFEGDRQEIDRYLQAVDRIQVSMESTTLSDDDGAAGVQEQSKKINGAIQIAMARLEDEFRNILISHASPVETETLTESMSSAHLTPRTSTSISEFPGNDDYSSRGEDDSISRDGSSSLERGESSNTISSYRSMSSIREIDLIPSDIVCDLRSIAERMIAAGYFRECVQVYGSVRKSAVDACFKKLGVEKLSIGDIQRMEWEALNAKIGKWMRAAKMCVRVLFASEKRLCEQIFEGLGTAADDACFMETVKGPAVQLFNFAEAISISRRAPEKLFKILDLHDTLFDLLPDIDAVFDGKSAESIRVQATEILSRLAEAARGMLNEFENAVLREPSKVPVPGGTIHPLTRYVMNYISLISDYKQTLGELIVSRPATGSRYSDDQTTPDMDFSDHEEQSPLALHLIWIIVILQFNLEGKSKHYKDNSLAHLFIMNNVHYIVQKIKGSPELREMIGDHYLRKLTAKFRQAATSYQRATWVGVLYCLRDEGLHVSGSFSSGVSKTALRERFKSFNAMFEDVHKTQALWLIPDTQLREELRISISDLLIPAYRSFLGRFRSHIESGRHPENYIKYSVEDLETAVLDFFEGCAVSQHSRRRSQ; from the coding sequence ATGGAGCAGCCGGAGAACGATTCTGTATCTTATGAAACTGCCGAACAGATCATCCTCCGGTGGGACGCTACGGTTTCGGAAGACGCCAGGGTCCGAATGATCTTTGAAGGTGATCGCCAAGAGATCGATCGATACTTACAAGCAGTCGATCGAATCCAAGTATCCATGGAGTCAACTACTCTATCGGACGATGACGGAGCCGCCGGAGTCCAGGAGCAGTCAAAGAAAATCAACGGCGCTATTCAGATTGCCATGGCTAGACTTGAGGATGAGTTCCGTAACATACTCATCTCCCACGCTAGTCCCGTCGAGACAGAGACGCTCACCGAGTCGATGTCATCGGCTCACTTGACTCCTAGAACCAGCACCTCCATTAGCGAGTTTCCAGGAAACGACGATTACAGCAGCCGAGGTGAAGATGACTCCATATCCAGAGACGGTTCTTCTTCTCTAGAACGAGGCGAGAGTAGCAATACAATCTCGAGCTATAGATCTATGAGTAGTATTCGCGAGATAGATCTGATTCCTTCGGATATCGTATGTGATCTTCGCAGCATCGCGGAGCGTATGATCGCCGCCGGCTACTTCCGGGAGTGCGTTCAGGTGTACGGTAGTGTCCGGAAATCCGCGGTGGACGCGTGCTTCAAAAAGCTTGGAGTTGAGAAATTAAGCATCGGCGATATCCAAAGGATGGAATGGGAGGCTTTGAATGCGAAGATTGGGAAGTGGATGCGTGCAGCGAAAATGTGCGTTAGGGTTTTGTTCGCGAGCGAGAAGAGACTCTGTGAGCAAATCTTCGAAGGTTTAGGAACGGCGGCAGACGACGCTTGTTTCATGGAAACAGTTAAAGGTCCGGCGGTTCAACTGTTTAACTTCGCCGAAGCCATTAGTATCAGCCGTCGTGCTCCGGAGAAGCTATTCAAGATCCTGGATTTACACGACACCTTGTTTGATTTGTTACCTGATATCGACGCTGTTTTTGACGGAAAATCAGCCGAATCAATTAGAGTTCAAGCGACGGAAATTCTCTCGAGGCTGGCGGAAGCtgctagaggaatgctaaacgaGTTCGAAAACGCAGTTCTTCGCGAACCTTCTAAAGTTCCTGTCCCTGGAGGAACGATTCATCCATTAACCAGATACGTGATGAATTACATAAGCTTAATTTCAGATTACAAGCAAACCCTAGGCGAATTAATCGTGTCTAGACCTGCAACTGGTTCTCGATACTCAGACGATCAAACTACTCCAGACATGGATTTCTCAGACCACGAAGAGCAATCTCCATTAGCACTCCATTTGATTTGGATCATAGTGATTCTCCAATTCAATCTAGAAGGAAAATCCAAGCACTATAAAGACAATTCCCTCGCTCATCTCTTCATCATGAACAACGTCCACTACATCGTCCAAAAAATCAAAGGCTCACCGGAGCTGAGAGAGATGATCGGAGATCATTACCTGCGAAAACTCACCGCTAAATTCCGGCAAGCTGCAACAAGCTACCAACGAGCAACATGGGTAGGAGTACTGTATTGTTTGAGAGACGAAGGGTTACACGTGAGCGGAAGTTTCTCATCTGGAGTTTCAAAAACTGCTTTGCGAGAACGATTCAAATCCTTCAACGCCATGTTTGAAGACGTTCACAAAACTCAAGCTTTATGGCTAATACCAGATACACAGCTTCGTGAAGAGCTAAGAATCTCCATTTCCGATCTACTAATTCCAGCTTACAGATCGTTTCTTGGGAGATTCAGGAGTCATATAGAGAGTGGGAGGCACCCTGAAAATTACATCAAGTACTCTGTTGAAGATCTTGAGACTGCAGTATTGGATTTCTTCGAAGGGTGTGCAGTTTCACAGCATTCAAGAAGAAGATCACAGTGA